Proteins co-encoded in one Aquincola tertiaricarbonis genomic window:
- a CDS encoding DNA internalization-related competence protein ComEC/Rec2 has protein sequence MGGHAAGLQLAGLVVAWLGGVLLACLLPSAWPWWHAAACVAASLPVVLLAACLAWRGRPPRWWLPLAMAGLTGSGLGLSAWRASVVLAEAVPPALENQVLLAEGTVADLPRSVPGGVRFVFEVQAAQHQGRPVLVPRRVLLGWYAGRDEADDAGPAMPVVATGLRAGERWRLPVRLRQPHGLVNPHGFDRELWLFEQGIRATGSVRDGGATPPQRLAPAPWASLAAVRQQARDALMRQVADERSAGVLAALVLGDQAAIEAGDWRLFRDTGVAHLMSISGLHVTMLAWLAAWAIGRVWRRSATALRCGPAPVAARWGGVAVAAAYAAFAGWGVPAQRTVWMLATAAMLAQAGLHWPAPLVLLAAAAVVTAFDPWALLQPGFWLSFAAVGLLMASGPGPHTAPAAPTEADDVPLVPPGLLARLRRHASHASQGLLRAQAVATLGLAPLTLVCFQQLSLVGFVANLLAIPLVTLLVTPLALAGLLLPPLWWLAAAVLQGLAALLQVLQEVPGAVFTVAAAPAWAQLAGLAGGLLGVLRLPWRWRLLGLPLLLPLLWPPPQRPAEGGLEVVAVDIGQGTAVLLRTRRHLLVFDTGPAYGSGPVQAASDGGNDAGARVLLPLLQARGERRIDLLLLSHRDSDHVGGAASLMAGLPVAALLSSLEEGHPLLAGPRPQQRCEAGQHWAWDGVRFEVLHPPAGSYSQPMRPNARSCVLRVVDAVGRSVLLTGDIEAPQEAWLLATQGARLRSDVLLVPHHGSRTSSSPAWLQAVAPRVAVVQAGYLNRFGHPHAAVLARYSEAGIAVVRSDTCGAWTWREGAMSCARQTSQQFWRRPPPSP, from the coding sequence ATGGGAGGACACGCGGCGGGCCTGCAGCTCGCCGGGCTGGTAGTCGCATGGCTCGGCGGCGTGCTGCTGGCCTGCCTGCTTCCCAGCGCCTGGCCGTGGTGGCATGCCGCGGCCTGCGTGGCGGCTTCGCTGCCGGTGGTCTTGCTGGCGGCCTGCCTCGCCTGGCGCGGCCGGCCGCCGCGCTGGTGGCTGCCGCTGGCCATGGCCGGCCTGACGGGTTCAGGGCTGGGCCTGTCCGCGTGGCGCGCCAGCGTGGTGCTGGCCGAGGCCGTGCCGCCCGCGCTGGAGAACCAGGTGCTGCTGGCGGAAGGCACGGTGGCCGACCTGCCGCGCAGCGTGCCGGGTGGCGTGCGCTTTGTGTTCGAGGTGCAGGCCGCGCAGCACCAGGGCCGGCCGGTGTTGGTGCCGCGGCGGGTGCTGCTGGGCTGGTACGCCGGCCGCGACGAGGCCGACGATGCCGGCCCGGCGATGCCGGTGGTGGCCACCGGCCTGCGCGCCGGTGAGCGCTGGCGCCTGCCGGTGCGCCTGCGCCAGCCCCACGGGCTGGTCAACCCGCACGGCTTCGACCGCGAGCTTTGGTTGTTCGAGCAAGGCATCCGCGCCACCGGCAGCGTGCGTGACGGCGGTGCCACCCCGCCGCAGCGCCTGGCGCCGGCGCCCTGGGCTTCGCTGGCCGCTGTGCGCCAGCAGGCGCGGGATGCCTTGATGCGCCAGGTGGCCGATGAGCGCAGCGCCGGCGTGCTGGCCGCGCTGGTGCTGGGCGACCAGGCGGCCATCGAGGCTGGCGACTGGCGCCTGTTCCGCGACACCGGCGTGGCCCACCTGATGAGCATCAGCGGCCTGCACGTGACCATGCTGGCCTGGCTGGCGGCCTGGGCCATCGGTCGGGTGTGGCGGCGCAGTGCCACCGCCCTGCGTTGTGGCCCGGCGCCGGTGGCCGCGCGCTGGGGCGGCGTGGCGGTGGCCGCGGCTTATGCCGCCTTCGCCGGCTGGGGCGTGCCGGCCCAGCGCACCGTGTGGATGCTGGCCACCGCCGCGATGCTGGCGCAGGCCGGCCTGCACTGGCCTGCGCCGCTGGTGCTGCTGGCCGCGGCCGCGGTGGTCACCGCCTTCGACCCCTGGGCGCTGCTGCAGCCGGGTTTCTGGCTGTCGTTCGCGGCGGTGGGCTTGTTGATGGCGTCGGGTCCCGGGCCCCACACCGCGCCGGCAGCGCCGACGGAGGCGGACGACGTGCCGCTTGTGCCTCCGGGCCTCCTGGCCCGGCTGCGCCGCCACGCCAGCCACGCTTCGCAGGGACTGCTGCGGGCCCAGGCCGTCGCCACGCTGGGGCTGGCGCCGCTCACGCTGGTGTGCTTTCAGCAGCTGTCGCTGGTGGGCTTCGTGGCCAACCTGCTGGCCATTCCGCTGGTGACGCTGCTGGTCACGCCGCTGGCGCTGGCCGGCCTGCTGCTGCCGCCGCTGTGGTGGCTGGCCGCGGCGGTGCTGCAAGGCCTGGCGGCGTTGCTGCAGGTGCTGCAGGAAGTGCCGGGCGCGGTGTTCACGGTGGCGGCGGCGCCGGCCTGGGCGCAGCTGGCCGGCCTGGCCGGTGGCCTGCTGGGCGTGCTGCGCCTGCCCTGGCGCTGGCGGCTGCTGGGCCTGCCGTTGCTGTTGCCGCTGCTGTGGCCGCCACCGCAGCGGCCGGCTGAAGGCGGGCTGGAGGTGGTGGCGGTGGACATCGGCCAGGGCACCGCCGTGCTGCTGCGCACGCGGCGGCATCTGCTGGTGTTCGACACCGGGCCGGCCTACGGCAGCGGCCCGGTACAGGCCGCCAGCGACGGCGGCAACGACGCCGGTGCCCGCGTGCTGCTGCCGCTGCTGCAGGCCCGGGGCGAACGCCGCATCGACCTGCTGCTGCTCAGCCACCGCGACAGCGACCACGTGGGCGGCGCCGCCTCGCTGATGGCCGGCCTGCCGGTGGCGGCGCTGCTCAGCTCGCTGGAAGAGGGCCATCCGCTGCTGGCCGGCCCCCGGCCGCAGCAGCGCTGCGAGGCCGGCCAGCACTGGGCCTGGGACGGTGTGCGCTTCGAGGTGCTGCACCCGCCGGCCGGCTCATATTCACAGCCGATGCGCCCCAATGCGCGCAGCTGCGTGCTGAGGGTGGTGGATGCCGTCGGCCGCAGCGTGCTGCTGACGGGCGACATCGAGGCGCCGCAGGAAGCCTGGCTGCTGGCCACGCAGGGCGCCCGCCTGCGCAGCGACGTGCTGCTGGTGCCCCACCATGGCAGCCGCACCTCGTCCAGCCCGGCGTGGCTGCAGGCGGTGGCGCCACGGGTGGCGGTGGTGCAGGCGGGCTACCTCAACCGCTTCGGCCATCCGCATGCCGCGGTGCTTGCGCGCTACAGCGAGGCCGGCATTGCCGTGGTGCGCAGCGATACTTGCGGCGCCTGGACATGGCGGGAGGGTGCCATGTCCTGTGCACGTCAGACGTCCCAGCAGTTTTGGCGTCGGCCACCGCCGTCACCGTGA
- a CDS encoding RidA family protein has translation MSSPIAERLKSLGITLPAVATPAAAYVPFVQTGNLVFISGHIAKKDGKPWVGKLGATMTTDEGKAAARAIAIDLMGTLSAAVGGDLGRVKRIVKLMSLVNSTLEFTEAHLVTNGASELLGEVFGAEVGAHARSAFSVAQIPMGACVEIELIAEVAA, from the coding sequence ATGTCTTCCCCGATTGCCGAACGCCTGAAGTCCCTGGGCATCACGCTGCCCGCCGTCGCCACGCCGGCCGCGGCCTACGTGCCCTTCGTGCAGACGGGCAACCTGGTGTTCATCTCGGGCCACATCGCCAAGAAGGACGGCAAGCCCTGGGTCGGCAAGCTGGGCGCCACCATGACCACCGACGAAGGCAAGGCCGCCGCACGCGCCATCGCCATCGACCTGATGGGCACGCTGAGCGCGGCCGTCGGCGGCGACCTGGGCCGGGTCAAGCGCATCGTCAAGCTGATGAGCCTGGTCAACAGCACGCTGGAATTCACCGAGGCGCACCTGGTGACCAACGGCGCTTCCGAACTGCTGGGCGAGGTGTTCGGTGCCGAGGTCGGCGCCCATGCGCGCAGCGCGTTCTCGGTGGCGCAGATCCCGATGGGCGCCTGTGTCGAGATCGAGCTGATCGCCGAAGTCGCAGCGTGA
- a CDS encoding disulfide bond formation protein B, with translation MRAADSPARRSNAWLGMIALVSLAAVAAALVSQHVFDMQPCPWCVLQRVIFVAIAIACVIGLVLRNGLGRGLSALLVLLLSLSGVAAALWQHFVAAATASCNLTLADRIVSGLGLDGWAPEVFQARASCADAAVKVLGVPYEFFSLALFVVFALAALRLLRR, from the coding sequence GTGAGGGCCGCGGATTCGCCGGCCCGGCGCAGCAATGCGTGGCTGGGCATGATCGCGCTGGTGTCGCTGGCCGCGGTGGCGGCGGCGCTGGTGTCGCAGCATGTGTTCGACATGCAGCCCTGCCCCTGGTGCGTGCTGCAGCGGGTGATCTTCGTGGCCATCGCCATCGCCTGTGTCATCGGCCTGGTCCTCCGCAACGGTCTGGGCCGCGGGCTGTCGGCCCTGCTGGTGCTGCTGCTGTCGCTCAGCGGCGTGGCGGCGGCGCTGTGGCAGCACTTCGTGGCCGCGGCCACCGCCTCGTGCAACCTCACGCTGGCCGACCGCATCGTCAGCGGCCTGGGGTTGGACGGCTGGGCGCCCGAGGTGTTCCAGGCCCGCGCCTCCTGTGCCGATGCGGCGGTGAAGGTGCTGGGCGTGCCCTACGAATTCTTCAGCCTGGCGCTGTTCGTGGTGTTCGCGCTGGCCGCGCTGCGGCTGCTGCGCCGCTGA
- a CDS encoding M48 family metalloprotease: protein MPPSIKALSALLLAAFGLLSVLPASAADNILDVLDRSQSLRLAQLSPVDADDARARVLQASFQRVLAAADGLAGRAVGLQVVQGPVVAETFHGRLIVVHADLASRPEGERLFVLAHELGHVAHADWAAVGRVYQRHIPAEVLQSRTDAVAGLLGRDMSALSHEQELGADAYALQLIGRLGHGMEAAVAAFTRYGVQKDSATHPGTRKRIVALRLSAP from the coding sequence ATGCCGCCGTCCATCAAAGCCCTGTCGGCCCTGCTGCTGGCCGCCTTCGGCCTGCTGTCGGTCCTGCCTGCCAGCGCGGCCGACAACATCCTGGACGTGCTTGACCGCTCGCAGTCGCTGCGCCTGGCGCAGCTCTCACCGGTGGACGCGGACGATGCGCGCGCCCGCGTGCTGCAGGCCAGTTTCCAGCGGGTGCTGGCGGCGGCCGATGGGCTGGCAGGCCGCGCGGTGGGCTTGCAGGTGGTGCAGGGCCCGGTGGTGGCCGAGACCTTCCATGGCCGCTTGATCGTGGTGCATGCCGACCTGGCGTCGCGGCCCGAGGGTGAACGCCTCTTCGTGCTGGCGCATGAGCTGGGCCATGTGGCGCATGCCGACTGGGCGGCGGTGGGCCGCGTGTACCAGCGTCACATCCCGGCCGAGGTGTTGCAGTCGCGCACCGATGCGGTGGCCGGCCTGCTGGGCCGCGACATGTCGGCGCTGTCGCATGAACAGGAGCTGGGCGCCGATGCCTATGCGCTGCAGCTCATCGGCCGCCTGGGCCATGGCATGGAGGCGGCGGTGGCCGCCTTCACCCGCTACGGGGTGCAGAAGGACTCGGCCACCCACCCGGGCACGCGCAAGCGCATCGTGGCCCTGCGCCTGTCGGCGCCGTGA
- a CDS encoding MFS transporter, with translation MPPSPAADLTDRQLRRARFATRAQFFAFGFITGSWGTHVPSAKAHYALSEGQLSIALLAAAVGAVLCLLRAGTIVEWLGPRRVTQLAGLTLCVSLASVLLPSSGSGAPLAMLPLVLLLGVFGASTALFDVAINAEGSLLETRGGLKVMSGFHGMWSLGAMTGAGVGGLLLHAQVPALWQLAGACAAALLVMLTVSARMLPEHPAVEHDPADGPRRRWTGLLVLLGLLGAAGLMAEGAIYDWSVLWIVQDLQQDQAVGAAGYAAFAGAMALTRFAGDWLRTHIPAPRLLAGSGLLAAAAMSTALLAHSAWVAVPALALVGAGLANVVPILLMAASRAPGVAPAAGIAAVSSLGYLGFVAGPPLIGGVAHATSLTGGLTVLVAAALLMAWGARRLPT, from the coding sequence ATGCCGCCATCGCCCGCCGCCGACCTCACCGACCGCCAGCTGCGGCGCGCGCGCTTCGCCACGCGGGCCCAGTTCTTCGCGTTCGGCTTCATCACCGGCAGCTGGGGCACCCACGTGCCCAGCGCCAAGGCGCACTACGCGTTGTCGGAAGGGCAGTTGTCCATCGCGTTGCTGGCCGCGGCGGTGGGGGCGGTGCTGTGCCTGCTGCGGGCCGGCACCATCGTGGAATGGCTGGGGCCGCGGCGGGTGACGCAGCTGGCGGGGCTCACGTTGTGCGTCTCGCTGGCTTCGGTGCTGCTGCCTTCCAGCGGCAGCGGCGCGCCGCTGGCCATGTTGCCGCTGGTGCTGCTGCTGGGCGTGTTCGGTGCCTCCACCGCGCTGTTCGACGTGGCCATCAATGCCGAAGGCTCGCTGCTGGAAACGCGTGGCGGCCTCAAGGTGATGAGCGGCTTCCACGGCATGTGGAGCCTGGGTGCGATGACCGGCGCCGGTGTCGGCGGCCTGCTGTTGCACGCCCAGGTGCCGGCGCTGTGGCAGCTGGCGGGCGCCTGCGCCGCCGCGCTGCTGGTGATGCTCACCGTCTCGGCCCGCATGCTGCCCGAGCACCCGGCGGTGGAGCACGACCCCGCCGACGGCCCGCGCCGCCGCTGGACCGGCCTGCTGGTGCTGCTGGGCCTGCTGGGGGCCGCCGGCCTGATGGCCGAAGGCGCGATCTACGACTGGAGCGTGCTGTGGATCGTGCAGGACCTGCAGCAGGACCAAGCGGTGGGCGCTGCCGGCTACGCGGCTTTTGCCGGCGCAATGGCGCTGACCCGCTTTGCCGGTGACTGGTTGCGCACGCACATTCCCGCACCGCGGCTGCTGGCCGGCAGCGGCCTGCTGGCGGCGGCGGCCATGAGCACCGCGCTGCTGGCGCACAGCGCCTGGGTGGCGGTGCCGGCGCTGGCGCTGGTGGGTGCAGGCCTGGCCAACGTGGTGCCCATCCTCCTCATGGCAGCCAGCCGCGCACCGGGCGTGGCACCGGCGGCGGGCATCGCGGCGGTGTCGTCGCTGGGCTACCTGGGCTTCGTGGCCGGGCCGCCGCTGATCGGCGGCGTGGCCCATGCCACTTCGCTGACCGGCGGCCTGACGGTGTTGGTGGCCGCGGCGCTGCTGATGGCCTGGGGCGCACGCCGGCTGCCGACCTGA
- a CDS encoding DeoR/GlpR family DNA-binding transcription regulator: MPQTQMSTPTDLPRFVEERQQRIAELLKTRGRVEVAALAADYGVSDDTIRRDLRQLAARGLVQKTHGGAVALNTGVMSSQQRAAVMPAVKQAIARRAAGLVQPHQTLFIDGGSTALALAQQLRAEGAPRPLTVVTHALDVFLTLADVPQLRPVLAGGEWLPVHRVFEGEQAVATLRAHRADIAFLGACALHERTGVTAWQPGDAAIKRAMVAGAVRRVVLCDASKLGDVAPCAVAELAELDHVITDGEPAFLGARRLAPAV, from the coding sequence ATGCCGCAAACCCAGATGAGCACGCCCACCGACCTGCCCCGCTTCGTGGAAGAGCGCCAGCAACGCATTGCCGAGTTGCTGAAGACCCGCGGCCGGGTGGAGGTGGCGGCGCTGGCGGCCGATTACGGCGTGTCGGACGACACCATCCGCCGCGACCTGCGGCAGCTGGCCGCCCGCGGCCTGGTGCAGAAAACGCACGGCGGCGCGGTGGCGCTGAACACCGGGGTGATGAGCTCGCAGCAGCGCGCCGCGGTGATGCCGGCGGTAAAGCAGGCCATCGCCCGCCGTGCGGCCGGCCTGGTGCAGCCGCACCAGACGCTGTTCATCGACGGCGGCAGCACCGCACTGGCGCTGGCCCAGCAGCTGCGGGCCGAGGGCGCACCACGCCCGCTGACGGTAGTGACGCATGCCCTCGACGTGTTCCTCACGCTGGCCGACGTGCCGCAGCTGCGGCCGGTGCTGGCCGGCGGCGAATGGCTGCCGGTGCACCGGGTGTTCGAAGGTGAACAGGCGGTGGCCACTTTGCGCGCCCACCGGGCCGACATCGCTTTCCTGGGCGCCTGCGCGCTGCATGAGCGCACCGGCGTCACCGCCTGGCAACCGGGCGACGCGGCCATCAAGCGCGCGATGGTGGCCGGCGCGGTGCGCCGCGTGGTGCTGTGCGATGCCAGCAAGCTGGGCGACGTGGCGCCCTGCGCCGTGGCCGAGCTGGCCGAGCTGGACCACGTGATCACCGACGGCGAGCCGGCCTTCCTCGGCGCACGCCGGCTGGCGCCGGCGGTTTAG